Proteins from one Salmonella bongori NCTC 12419 genomic window:
- the atpD gene encoding F0F1 ATP synthase subunit beta, with product MATGKIVQVIGAVVDVEFPQDAVPRVYDALEVQNGNEKLVLEVQQQLGGGIVRTIAMGSSDGLRRGLDVKDLEHPIEVPVGKATLGRIMNVLGEPVDMKGEIGEEERWAIHRAAPSYEELSNSQELLETGIKVIDLMCPFAKGGKVGLFGGAGVGKTVNMMELIRNIAIEHSGYSVFAGVGERTREGNDFYHEMTDSNVIDKVSLVYGQMNEPPGNRLRVALTGLTMAEKFRDEGRDVLLFVDNIYRYTLAGTEVSALLGRMPSAVGYQPTLAEEMGVLQERITSTKTGSITSVQAVYVPADDLTDPSPATTFAHLDATVVLSRQIASLGIYPAVDPLDSTSRQLDPLVVGQEHYDTARGVQSILQRYQELKDIIAILGMDELSEEDKLVVARARKIQRFLSQPFFVAEVFTGSPGKYVSLKDTIRGFKGIMEGEYDHLPEQAFYMVGSIDEAVEKAKKL from the coding sequence ATGGCTACTGGAAAGATTGTCCAGGTAATCGGCGCCGTGGTCGACGTCGAGTTCCCTCAGGATGCCGTACCACGCGTGTACGATGCCCTTGAGGTGCAGAATGGTAATGAGAAGCTGGTGCTGGAAGTTCAGCAGCAGCTTGGCGGCGGTATCGTGCGTACCATCGCAATGGGGTCTTCCGACGGTCTGCGTCGTGGTCTGGATGTAAAAGATCTCGAACACCCGATCGAAGTCCCGGTAGGTAAAGCAACGCTGGGCCGTATCATGAACGTACTGGGCGAACCGGTCGACATGAAAGGCGAGATTGGTGAAGAAGAGCGTTGGGCTATTCACCGTGCTGCGCCGTCCTACGAAGAGTTGTCAAACTCTCAGGAACTGCTGGAAACCGGTATCAAAGTTATCGACCTGATGTGTCCGTTCGCGAAGGGCGGTAAAGTCGGTCTGTTCGGTGGTGCGGGTGTAGGTAAAACCGTAAACATGATGGAGCTTATTCGTAACATCGCGATCGAGCACTCCGGTTACTCTGTGTTTGCGGGCGTAGGTGAACGTACTCGTGAGGGTAACGACTTCTACCACGAAATGACCGACTCCAACGTTATCGATAAAGTATCCCTGGTGTACGGCCAGATGAACGAGCCGCCGGGAAACCGTCTGCGCGTAGCACTGACCGGCCTGACCATGGCGGAGAAATTCCGTGATGAAGGTCGTGACGTTCTGCTGTTCGTCGATAACATCTATCGTTACACCCTTGCCGGTACGGAAGTATCCGCACTGTTGGGGCGTATGCCTTCCGCGGTAGGTTATCAGCCGACTCTGGCAGAAGAGATGGGGGTTCTGCAAGAACGTATCACCTCCACCAAAACCGGTTCTATCACTTCCGTTCAGGCGGTATACGTACCTGCGGATGACCTGACTGACCCGTCTCCGGCAACGACCTTTGCGCACCTTGACGCTACCGTAGTACTGAGCCGTCAGATCGCGTCCCTGGGTATCTACCCGGCCGTTGATCCGCTGGACTCCACCAGCCGTCAGTTGGATCCGCTGGTGGTAGGTCAGGAACACTACGACACCGCGCGTGGCGTACAGTCCATCCTGCAACGTTATCAGGAACTGAAAGACATCATCGCCATCCTGGGTATGGATGAACTGTCTGAAGAAGATAAACTGGTGGTAGCGCGTGCTCGTAAGATCCAGCGCTTCCTGTCCCAGCCTTTCTTCGTGGCAGAAGTATTTACCGGTTCTCCGGGCAAATATGTCTCCCTGAAAGACACCATCCGTGGCTTCAAAGGCATCATGGAAGGCGAATACGATCACCTGCCGGAGCAGGCGTTCTATATGGTCGGTTCCATCGACGAAGCCGTGGAAAAAGCCAAAAAACTTTAA
- the glmU gene encoding bifunctional UDP-N-acetylglucosamine diphosphorylase/glucosamine-1-phosphate N-acetyltransferase GlmU, with translation MLNNAMSVVILAAGKGTRMYSDLPKVLHTLAGKAMVQHVIDAANELGATQVHLVYGHGGDLLKNTLKEDNLNWVLQAEQLGTGHAMQQAAPFFSDDEDILMLYGDVPLISVETLQRLRDAKPQGGIGLLTVKLDDPSGYGRITRENGKVTGIVEHKDATDEQRLIQEINTGILIANGADMKRWLAKLTNNNAQGEYYITDIIALAYQEGREIVAVHPARISETDGVNNRLQLSRLERIYQAEQAEKLLLAGVMLRDPARFDLRGTLTHGRDVEIDTNVIIEGHVTLGDRVKIGAGCVIKNSVIGDDCEISPYSVVEDAHLDTACTIGPFARLRPGAELLAGAHVGNFVEMKKARLGKGSKAGHLTYLGDAEIGDNVNIGAGTITCNYDGANKFKTIIGDDVFVGSDTQLVAPVSVGKGATIAAGTTVTRDIADNELVLSRVPQVHKQGWQRPAKKK, from the coding sequence ATGTTGAATAATGCAATGAGTGTCGTGATCCTTGCCGCTGGCAAAGGCACGCGCATGTATTCCGATTTACCTAAGGTGCTGCATACCCTTGCGGGCAAAGCAATGGTACAGCATGTTATTGATGCTGCTAATGAATTAGGAGCAACTCAGGTTCATCTGGTGTATGGTCACGGTGGCGATCTGCTTAAAAACACACTCAAAGAAGACAACCTGAACTGGGTTTTACAGGCTGAGCAATTGGGTACTGGTCATGCTATGCAGCAGGCCGCTCCCTTCTTTAGCGATGATGAAGACATTTTAATGCTTTACGGCGATGTGCCGTTGATCTCTGTTGAAACTCTACAGCGCCTGCGCGATGCGAAACCCCAGGGCGGTATTGGGTTATTAACCGTGAAGCTGGACGATCCGAGCGGCTATGGGCGTATTACGCGTGAAAACGGTAAAGTGACCGGCATCGTTGAACATAAAGACGCCACTGATGAACAGCGATTGATCCAGGAAATTAACACCGGGATACTGATTGCAAATGGCGCAGATATGAAACGTTGGTTAGCTAAGCTGACCAACAACAATGCCCAGGGTGAATATTACATTACCGACATTATTGCGCTGGCGTATCAGGAAGGACGGGAAATCGTTGCCGTGCATCCGGCGCGCATCAGTGAAACGGACGGTGTCAATAACCGTCTGCAGCTTTCCCGTCTGGAGCGTATTTACCAGGCTGAACAGGCCGAGAAACTGTTGTTAGCCGGCGTGATGCTGCGTGACCCGGCGCGTTTTGATCTGCGTGGAACGCTGACGCATGGGCGCGATGTCGAAATTGATACTAACGTGATCATCGAAGGCCATGTCACGCTTGGTGATCGCGTAAAGATTGGTGCAGGCTGCGTGATTAAAAACAGCGTGATTGGCGATGACTGCGAAATCAGTCCTTACAGCGTGGTGGAAGATGCGCACTTAGACACCGCTTGCACCATCGGCCCGTTCGCTCGCTTACGTCCTGGTGCGGAATTGTTAGCAGGCGCTCACGTTGGCAACTTCGTTGAGATGAAAAAAGCGCGCCTGGGGAAAGGCTCAAAAGCCGGGCATCTGACCTATCTGGGTGATGCGGAAATTGGCGACAACGTCAATATCGGTGCCGGTACTATTACCTGTAACTACGATGGGGCGAACAAATTCAAGACCATTATTGGCGATGATGTTTTCGTTGGTTCCGATACTCAACTCGTAGCGCCAGTCAGCGTCGGTAAAGGGGCGACCATTGCCGCAGGCACAACCGTTACTCGTGATATTGCCGATAATGAACTGGTATTAAGCCGCGTGCCGCAGGTGCATAAGCAAGGCTGGCAGCGTCCGGCGAAGAAAAAGTAA
- a CDS encoding F0F1 ATP synthase subunit epsilon, with amino-acid sequence MAMTYHLDVVSAEQQMFSGLVEKIQVTGSEGELGIYPGHAPLLTAIKPGMIRIVKQHGHEEFIYLSGGILEVQPGSTTVLADTAIRGQDLDEARALEAKRKAEEHIKSSHGDVDYAQASAELAKAIAKLRVIELTKKAM; translated from the coding sequence ATGGCAATGACTTACCACCTGGACGTCGTCAGCGCAGAGCAACAAATGTTCTCTGGTCTGGTCGAGAAAATCCAGGTAACGGGTAGCGAAGGTGAACTGGGGATTTACCCGGGTCACGCCCCGCTGCTCACCGCCATTAAGCCTGGTATGATTCGCATCGTTAAGCAGCACGGTCATGAAGAGTTTATCTACCTGTCCGGCGGCATTCTTGAAGTGCAACCGGGTAGCACGACCGTTCTGGCTGATACGGCTATTCGTGGCCAGGATCTCGACGAAGCGCGAGCTCTGGAAGCGAAACGTAAGGCTGAAGAGCACATTAAGAGCTCTCATGGTGACGTGGATTACGCTCAGGCGTCTGCGGAACTGGCCAAAGCGATCGCTAAACTGCGCGTTATCGAGCTGACCAAAAAAGCGATGTAA